TAGTACACTGAAGCAACCACAGTGAGAAGCACAGACAAATACACGacgaactagctagctagctaactaaCTGAAGGTGTTGTACAGAAATGGCAAGTAGACGCCGGCGCCgtagaagccgccgccgccgccgccatggccgccatggGCGCCATGTGCTCCCCCGAGGACGCTCCCGAAGTCGCAGTACTCGAACGGCACACCGTTGAGgcacggtggcagcggcggcagagGTAGCCCCGGGGtcaccgccaccggcggcgccgtcgcatcgccgtcgttcacgcccgcgcgcgcgccgccgccgccgccgccgcgggcgccgtTCATGTTGCCGCCCCtgcgcttcttcttcttgtgaTAGGAGATGCCGCGCGCCATGGCCTGCGCGTCGCGGACGTCGCGCAGGTACAGCCtcacggcgcgcgcggcgaaggggttggcggcggcggcggaggaggaggaggtactGTCGGTGGCGaccgcgccggcgcccgcgACGGCGTCGGGCTCCCCGGCGCGGCCGTGACGCTCGTCgtaggcggcgcggaggcggccgacgAGCGCGTCGAGGCTGCCCCACGCCTGGCGCAGCGGGCactggcatgcggcggcggcggcggcgaccgggccggcggcggacggcgagcgGCCGCCGTACGACGGGCACGGCGGCTCGTGGACGCGCGTCTTGCCGAAGCGGTCGAGGTAGCGGAGGAACTCGAGGACGTGGGCGCCGCTGCAGcggcggagctcgagcggc
The window above is part of the Oryza sativa Japonica Group chromosome 7, ASM3414082v1 genome. Proteins encoded here:
- the LOC107276238 gene encoding protein G1, producing MSSSSAAALGSDDGCSPAELRPSRYESQKRRDWQTFTQYLAAHRPPLELRRCSGAHVLEFLRYLDRFGKTRVHEPPCPSYGGRSPSAAGPVAAAAAACQCPLRQAWGSLDALVGRLRAAYDERHGRAGEPDAVAGAGAVATDSTSSSSAAAANPFAARAVRLYLRDVRDAQAMARGISYHKKKKRRGGNMNGARGGGGGGARAGVNDGDATAPPVAVTPGLPLPPLPPCLNGVPFEYCDFGSVLGGAHGAHGGHGGGGGGFYGAGVYLPFLYNTFS